A window from Bacteroidota bacterium encodes these proteins:
- a CDS encoding leucine-rich repeat domain-containing protein produces the protein MKRLLAILTLVIFYYNIYSQSNKLSDSCFIAISINDCDPDVGVSDSIVYIFQNFTSIDKFISTHNLIHFYNIPNDTFSLLVNNLNQTSYIRWENIHNNKLPNELFGIENLKRLHIHNTNIENVPEEIGNLSELEELVIRNTKIQSLPISIGQLVNLKYLYLNNNKLTNLACGIKSLHNLTLIDVSHNEFDLFPCELCSNYYLKEIYFNFNYLKSIPDCIYNLNNLVILEFNNNVIHDIPDNLEQIPNLWKVSWKSNPLNESDIELCKRLIKRKLK, from the coding sequence ATGAAAAGATTACTTGCAATCCTCACATTAGTAATATTTTACTATAATATCTATAGTCAATCTAATAAATTATCAGATTCTTGTTTTATTGCAATTTCAATAAATGACTGTGATCCTGATGTTGGAGTATCAGATTCAATTGTTTACATATTCCAAAACTTCACCTCAATTGATAAATTTATATCAACGCATAATTTGATACATTTTTATAATATTCCAAACGATACATTTTCACTGTTAGTTAATAATCTTAATCAGACGAGTTACATTAGATGGGAAAATATTCATAACAATAAACTCCCAAATGAACTATTTGGGATAGAGAATTTAAAACGATTACATATTCATAATACTAATATTGAAAATGTACCAGAAGAAATTGGTAATCTATCAGAACTTGAGGAGTTAGTGATCCGAAATACGAAAATTCAATCCTTACCAATTAGTATTGGTCAATTAGTAAATCTAAAGTATCTATATCTTAATAATAATAAATTAACAAACTTAGCATGCGGTATTAAATCTTTACATAACCTAACTTTAATAGACGTTAGTCATAATGAATTTGATCTATTCCCGTGTGAGTTATGCAGTAATTATTATTTAAAAGAAATTTACTTCAATTTTAACTATTTGAAGTCAATCCCAGACTGCATCTATAATCTTAACAACTTAGTTATATTAGAATTCAACAATAACGTCATTCATGATATTCCTGATAATCTAGAACAAATTCCTAATTTGTGGAAAGTTTCATGGAAAAGTAATCCCTTAAATGAAAGTGATATTGAATTATGTAAAAGATTAATAAAACGAAAATTAAAATAA